In the Ursus arctos isolate Adak ecotype North America unplaced genomic scaffold, UrsArc2.0 scaffold_5, whole genome shotgun sequence genome, one interval contains:
- the RPS23 gene encoding 40S ribosomal protein S23 produces MGKCRGLRTARKLRSHRRDQKWHDKQYKKAHLGTALKANPFGGASHAKGIVLEKVGVEAKQPNSAIRKCVRVQLIKNGKKITAFVPNDGCLNFIEENDEVLVAGFGRKGHAVGDIPGVRFKVVKVANVSLLALYKGKKERPRS; encoded by the exons ATGG GCAAGTGTCGCGGTCTCCGTACTGCCAGGAAGCTCCGCAGCCACAGACGAGATCAGAAGTGGCATGATAAACAGTACAAGAAAGCTCATTTGGGCACAGCCCTGAAGGCCAACCCTTTTGGAGGCGCTTCCCATGCAAAAGGAATTGTTCTGGAAAAAGT AGGGGTTGAAGCCAAGCAGCCAAATTCTGCCATCAGGAAGTGCGTCAGGGTCCAGCTGATCAAGAATGGCAAAAAAATCACAGCCTTCGTACCCAATGATGGTTGTTTGAATTTTATTGAG GAAAACGATGAGGTTCTGGTTGCTGGATTTGGTCGCAAAGGCCATGCTGTTGGTGACATTCCTGGAGTTCGCTTTAAGGTTGTCAAAGTAGCCAATGTCTCTCTTTTGGCCTTATACAAAGGCAAGAAGGAAAGACCAAGATCATAA